Sequence from the Aegilops tauschii subsp. strangulata cultivar AL8/78 unplaced genomic scaffold, Aet v6.0 ptg001176l_obj, whole genome shotgun sequence genome:
AAATGTGCTAAACTGCACATGTTGAGAGCTTAAAGTGTCTTTGACAGGGCACAGATCAGTCTCATATGTTTAACCCCTAGACATTTAAGCCAGTGATCACATTCCACGACTTGTAGGCATCATATGCTTGACGATCCTCCAAATTTATTTGAAATTTCTCCATTTTTGTAGAAGGCATGTAGATTAGGGTCTCGAGGATTTGAACCAATTTGAATTAGTAATTATGCTCAAACTCTAATTCTTTCACCATTTTACACGAACAAGGAAGCCGTTATTGTGTTTCAATGAGGTATGGGCGTTGTACCCATCATCTGCATGTATGATTTCTCAGCGGAATTTgcaaggtactccctccgttcctaaatataagtctttttagagatttcaatgcggactacatacggagcaaaattagtaaatctacattctaaaatatgtctatatacatccatatgtaatTCGTAGTGGAATCtataaaaagacttatatttcgGAACAGAGGTACTCCCTGGCATGGATGCATCCAATGCAATTCCAGCCGATGTACAGTAATCTTTTTCATCTACAGTAGTCACTAGCTGCTACTTCTCTAGCCAATTGATCTTGAGATGTACAATTATAAAGAAACTTTGCAATCCAGATGATGTTTATAAATGTATTATTACTGAAACAATCAATATGTAGAGGAGTGCATGCTTATTCGCAGAAGCAATGAGCCAGCAACCATGTTGAATAGAATCTTCCTCATGTAACTGAGAATGACTGAATGGCCCTAAAATGTTGGAAGATGCAAATGAAAGGGTGGTACTATTTCAGTTTTTCTGTTCTCAACTACAGAATGAAAACTTGGAAGATATTCAAAATTCATAAGGAAACATCGTTCACGTCAGGCATTTGTGCTAGATTCAATAAAACTTCTAATTAGTTAACTCAAGTGGTAAATTCCCATCCACATTTCAGCACTCCAGCTTCCTGCCTGATTCAGCTCTTTTCTACACAAGTGAGCAAGTTTTACAGCACCTCTGTCTTCTACTCGCATAAGTACCATCACATTCAGTTTGAGcaactactctaatgcaagccaAAAGAACTTTTGCCTGACAAAGCATAAAGCACAATCTCTACTCTCATGCTAACCACCATGCTTCACTTGTCAGCTTCATCAGGAGCTTTCATTAATTCCCTGGCTTTCCTGTACAGTGTTAAACCAAAATGGAACAAATTTCAGCTTTAACCCACAGAGCTATATGGAACAATAGCACCAAAAATTGAAATGGAAATGTTAGTCTCCAGTTTGGTGAACTTGAATTGTAGGTATAATGGAATTCGACGCGTTGGTCCAGTGTGCAAACTGCTGGTCGTTAGTATGGAAGTACATATCATTCATGCTTCAAAAGATACAAGTACAAGACGGTAGATTACCGTAGCTCTCTCTCCACCTCTATGTTTCCAGGATCTAATTTTTGAGCATCCAGGAGAGCGTCACAAGCTTGGTTATACTCCTAGACGTAGAGCACATCAAAGGCATGTGAGCGAATGCATAATAGATTGTAGAGTAGGGAAACACGATGGCAAGCTAGACGTGTAGTAACTCACTTTGAGAAGCATGTGAGCTGCAGCCTGACGGTAGCAAGCTTTTGCCCAGTTAGGTCGCAGCATTCTGCAGCTGAGAGCATCTGACAGAGCACCTTCACCATCGTCCAACATCAGTTTACAAAGACTCCTGTTTGCGTACAATGTTGCACTCGCTGCGGCATCTATTGCCTATGGTCGGTCAAACACAACAGGTTATGCGATTATCTTCTCATGATGACAGGTTAGGAAGATTAGTCCTCCAAAATAATATTAATCCAACAGAAATACATCATAATGGCAAATTAACAGATAATAAACAGGGAAACTAGAGAACAATATTAGAAACCTTGTTAGCAAACAAATAATGTTCTGCAACCGGTCACTAGAAAAATGCCACCTTCTAAACCACCATTGTCCATAGATAAGGTTTAAGGGGCTTACCAGATCATATGATTTTGATGCGAACTTATAGTCCTTCAGCCTGAATGCATAATATGCCTGTGACTTGAATATAGCTTTTGCTCGCTCAAGGTGCCTCTGATCCTGAATGATAGAACAATGCAAAAAATTTAGGAATGAAGCTTCGTTTCAAAGATATTCCAATTAAAACAGAAACTTAACAACTCTGTTACACATTCGCCGTAGCTTCGTATCTGATATGCTTATGCTGCAATGCAAAGTGCACATTGAGGTAATTTCTCAAGTATAGCTGTATAGCACAGCAAAAGGCAGCAGTTACTCACACAACAAGAATTTGATCACAAGTATAGCTGTATAGCACATTGTCTATATTTGTATATTTCACAGTTCACAACTTCACATCGACAGTATATATGCTTGTAAAGCACTCCTGTCTCTTGAAGACTACGCATGACGAGAAGTTTACAGCAGTTCATGAATCGATACTGAACAACCAAGTTACTTTTTTTGAACCATTGAACAGCCAAGAACTAATAAGGGGTCCAAATCTGGTCCTTCCAAAATTATAATTGGTAGTTTGTTCTAAGAGCTTTAACTACTTCAATTTAATGGTTATGATGAGGTGATGCTCTGAAGAAAAACCATAAAAAGGTGATGACTATCATTTTAAGTGTGATCTCATGCATATATAGTAAGTCCAAGTCATAACAGTTGACGGACAAATTCAGGACTGGCGAGCAAAAAATATGACCCGCCATTCAAGTagtccctccgtcccataatataagatgttattacAACCAATATATGAGGGAGTAAAATTTATCCACGGGGCGCAACAGCAACAAATAACGTACCAGTGGCTTTGCACTTTCAAATTTTTCATATGAGATGATTCCATCTATACTCCAGTTTGGGATAGATGGAATTGGGGAAGTCAAAGGAAACAGCATTTCAACTTGTTCCATACAGTCACGTCTAGCAGCATGCTCTATTGGTAACCTACCAAACTGGGCAACAAAAGGAAAAATGTCAACTCTTTTGAAATTAACTACATAACTAAAGGACCCTATAGAATGCAGTAAAAGAATATGAAAATTATGAAAAGATATAACCCATATAATAAACTGCAATGCCATGGGAGAGAACCAGGGTTTACATAATGTTGGTACCAAATGTTTCAACCAGGATTTATCCCAGCAAGCATTTCTAAATTCTAGTAGCAATTTAAACAGTCAATATACTCCGACAACATACCAAAAGGCCATCCTTCAGCAAGGGATTAAAAACAGGCATTTCAGCAAGAATTGAAATTGAGAAGCAACAATAATTTTTAGTGGCATGCCCTTTAGGAGTCCCCATGAATTATATAGATAAAAACAACAAGGACAAATAGCTATACATGAATTTTAATTTGACACTTTAGAGTAATTGAAAAAGTACCAACCGCTGGGATGAACAAAACAACATAAAGTAAGCTAAGAGAAGTCAAGTCATTTTAGTGATTGCTGGATGAGTACATTCGGAAAATGCGGCTACCCTGAAGCCTGAATGCTGCATTATGAGATGTCGCTATCTCATCAACTGTTAAGTTAAGCACCGGGCTCATATTAAATAGAGAAACACTGACATATCTTGGCTATCTGTGGGCTCAATACAAGGACATCCACCATATTCAAAAACATTTCAGACTAACGATATACATATATATAGGATTGCACAGAACAGAGGATGCTCCAGAACTCAAAATTTGCTACTTCATTCCAAAATATTTTCTAGTTTTCTCCTAAGTCAAACTTCTTTTAGTCAacaacatcaatatgcatttgtTGATATAAACCGTTAAAATTATAGCTCACACGCCTACCTATTGCCTGCACATAGATAAATGCAAACTTCTCATCACATAGTCAAAGACTAAAAGCACCATGAATTCATTGCTAAAGCTTAACTATCCTCCTTAAGAGTTGAATAATACTGTCAGCATAAGTTTTAGTACAATAGATCAAGAAAATAAGGAAAACATACACCATTAGGAATATTAGGATCCGCTCCTGCCTTTAACAGAAATTGCATAAAGTTGGTGTAGTCTTTGCGCCCTGCAGTGAACACTAACGGAGTCATCAGAAGTGTGGTCATCCGATTGACATCAGCACCACCCTGTGAAAAGGATTGTGGAATAAAACATTTCATGGTTCCATCTCGGTGTAAAATCAGAACATAACAATGAACAAATATAGACAATAGAATACTGGCCTTAATCAGCAGCTTCATGCACTTCAATGAACGGCATAAAAGAGCACCCATCAACGCAGAACCCAAACTGGTGACACTGGTGTTAGCCTGAAAGAAAAACATGAGAATTTCTCTATGGTCCAAGAGTAATAATTATCATAAAAAACAAAGGAACAAAATctaaaaaacaaaatatgaaaaTAAGAAATGGTAAGGGTTATATACATCTGCATGGTGTTCCAACAAAATCTTCACTATTTTATCTTGTTCATTGGTAGCAGCTAGATGGAGTGGTGTACCATAGCCATAGTGTATGTCAACAGGTACTCCTTTTGAAAGTAGGAACTCAGTAACCTTACAGCTTCCTGCCGTGAATAAAATAATTCCATAAGTCATGTGGCTCCACATCTGAGTGTACAGCAGCGCAGTAACTGCTAGTAAAGTGACCACCATGGCATAAAACATAGATGGGACAATTTTATCCAACTTTGACTAATTATATTTCAGAAAAGAGATCTATATTAACTCTATGAAAAATGACTACAATATTTTTCTTCTACAATAGTATTATTGGAGTGCCCTACACAGCGAAAATTGCATGGGTGAGGAGCCAGGGAGCTACCTACGGTTGCTGCATGATGGAGAACAGTGCGTCCTTTACCATCTGCTTTAGTTAGGTCACCGCCACGATCAAGCAAATACTTCACAGTTGAAACATCGTCGGACTGAACAGATGTCATAAAGGGTGTCACGCCTGCAAAGTCTGCAACCAAAAAGCACAACAACACAATTGAGACAACCCATGGTGCCAAACATAGACATGACAGATGCCAATTTCCATAAAAGGGAAAATGGTTAGATAAAGACCTCCAACTCCAGGAGCAGGAGCATTCACATCTCCTCCCAGTTCCTCCACCAAGTACTTGCAAACTTCAATATGCCCTCTGACGGGTGCGAGGTGCAGCACACCAAGGCCACCCTTGTTGAAAAAAGAGAAGACCGCCCTTGGGTCAGCAAGACTCTTTACAGCACCTTTCACCCAAAGCAAACACCCAAGCATATCAATATATTATTGAAGCAAATTGCCAAATTATAACTTGCTAGACAACCAAAAGAAAAGGATCCCAAATGTGTTGCATAGATGGACAAGAACCCCACTAAGTCAAGCAAGGATGCAAACCATGAGCATCAAGGGAATGAACTAAAATTTGTGATTTTGGAAATTTAGTTCGCTTGAGTGAACTAAAGAGGGGTTGGAGGGTACCCTAAAGGTTTGACATCTGCATCAAGTCTTGGACACACAGTGAATCAATCAGTGCATAGACTTGACCAAAAAAAAAACAGTGCTCTGATCATAATGGCATAACATGTACCCCGTGTAATGACTTGTGTTAAGCAGATTCCCAATAAACAGTACACAATGGCACGATATGTTTTTCATAATTCGGAGAGTAATTAACAGTGTCCTACAAATTAACAGTGTCCTACAAATCAAATAGGACCCGAATTGGTGTGGCTAACAGAACAGCGGTGGCAATTGCACCATCTCATCCTGTAACGACATACCTAATCCAGCCGCCGGGAACTCGATCACGGCCGCAGCCAGAGCAAAACCCTAgcacaacccaacaaattatggCCAAGCGAGGCCCGGGGAGGCCCAGGAGCATGGGGatggggaggaggaagaggaggagaggCCAACCTCTGAGACGCCGGAGGTCGCCGTAGAAGGCCGCTCGCAGGGCCGCGTCGTGAGCTGCACACACAAATTAAGCGCGCGGGGCAAATCGCCcctgcttagagagagagagacggagagagtcgaagagagagagggagtggaAGGGGAGGGGAGCTTCGCCGCACCCGTGCCTTCGCCGGAGCTGCGGGCGTAGACGAACGGCGGAGCCATGGGCGGGCGGCCTCGCGCTCGTCGCAGTGGCCGGCAGGGAGGCTTCCAGAAGAAGGCTTCGCCGGTTGCGagcgttttcttttttttcttttgaaaacTGGAATGCAAGCGGGGGGTTGGAATTTGGACATCCTCCCTCGCTCTCTCGCTGTGGTTTATTTGTTTTTTTTGATGTGGTTTATTTGGTGCACGCTGGACCCGGCGCACGGCTGTGGGCCGTGGCTCAGGCCGCGGCCCTCTCGTGGGTGTACGCAGACCTGGTTTACGGGAATGCCTACTGGGGAGTGGAAGGGAGAGGGGAATAAATTTTGTGTTCCGCGTTACTAGGCGCCAgggatgaaaatggagtggacCGGTCCATTATCATCCCTGGCGCCTAGTAACGCGGAACACAAAATTTATTAATGAAGAGGAAATATGAAAACGGAAACGGAAATTTGCAAAACGGAAGTGGAAATGGAACTTTTTTTATGCGGAAACGGAAACAAAAACGGAACGGTGTTTTCCGGTGGaacatgcatggaaatggaaCATTCCGTTTCCGTGAATATGGAATTTCTGTTTTTACTATGGACATATAGCTGCTTTGTAGCCCAACCACCAAAGAGAACCCAATGACAAAATTAGTAGAATGGATCTAAGGCCCAACTTCTACTGCCACACATGTACTCAGCTTGACCCTATACGCAATTGTCCGGTACTACTACAATACTACGCTAAGTTTCTAACATAATGATATTATTTTCTGGCCATGTTAACAACTCATTAgatttgtttgtttttgtgtgtATTTCTCTATGATTTAAGGGTTTTTAAGTTTCGATCAATGCCTATTTCTGTT
This genomic interval carries:
- the LOC109787334 gene encoding uncharacterized protein; its protein translation is MAPPFVYARSSGEGTAHDAALRAAFYGDLRRLRGAVKSLADPRAVFSFFNKGGLGVLHLAPVRGHIEVCKYLVEELGGDVNAPAPGVGDFAGVTPFMTSVQSDDVSTVKYLLDRGGDLTKADGKGRTVLHHAATVGSCKVTEFLLSKGVPVDIHYGYGTPLHLAATNEQDKIVKILLEHHADANTSVTSLGSALMGALLCRSLKCMKLLIKGGADVNRMTTLLMTPLVFTAGRKDYTNFMQFLLKAGADPNIPNGFGRLPIEHAARRDCMEQVEMLFPLTSPIPSIPNWSIDGIISYEKFESAKPLDQRHLERAKAIFKSQAYYAFRLKDYKFASKSYDLAIDAAASATLYANRSLCKLMLDDGEGALSDALSCRMLRPNWAKACYRQAAAHMLLKEYNQACDALLDAQKLDPGNIEVERELRKARELMKAPDEADK